From a single Brassica napus cultivar Da-Ae chromosome C9, Da-Ae, whole genome shotgun sequence genomic region:
- the LOC106435879 gene encoding putative tRNA (cytidine(32)/guanosine(34)-2'-O)-methyltransferase isoform X8 codes for MGKASRDKRVCIHSIFPNGAIIRISSSLVVFVVQDIYYRKAKEEGWRARSAFKLLQIDEAFNIFQGVKRVVDLCAAPGSWSQVLSRQLYLPAKSSAESKEGDVPLIVAIDLQPMSPIEGVIQVQGDITNARTAQLVIRHFDGSKADLVVCDGAPDVTGLHDMDEFVQSQLILAGLTIVTHVLREGGKFIAKIFRGKDTSLLYSQLKLFFPTVTFAKPKSSRNSSIEAFAVCENYSPPEVFHPRDLHRLLEKVGSPSGGSHLVYSFSTKLPPKKNALFM; via the exons ATGGGAAAAGCTTCTCGGGACAAAAGAGTATGTATTCATTCAATATTCCCCAATGGCGCCATAATAAGAATATCAAGCTCGCTTGTTGTTTTTGTGGTGCAGGATATATACTATAGAAAAGCCAAAGAAGAAGGATGGCGTGCGAGAAGTGCGTTTAAGCTTCTTCAGATTGATGAGGCATTCAACATTTTCCAAGGTGTGAAGAGAGTTGTAGATTTATGTGCTGCACCTGGTAGCTGGAGTCAG GTTTTGAGTCGTCAATTGTATCTTCCAGCAAAGTCCTCAGCTGAGTCAAA AGAAGGAGATGTTCCTCTTATAGTGGCCATAGATTTGCAGCCTATGTCTCCAATCGAAGGTGTCATCCAGGTTCAAGGGGACATTACTAATGCTCGTACTGCCCAACTC GTTATTAGACACTTTGACGGTAGCAAAGCAGACTTGGTTGTTTGTGATGGTGCTCCAGATG TTACCGGTTTGCATGACATGGATGAATTTGTCCAGTCCCAGCTCATACTAGCT GGCTTAACAATTGTAACACATGTTCTTAGAGAAGGTGGGAAATTCATTGCGAAGATATTCCGCGGAAAAGATACAAGTCTCTTGtattctcag CTCAAGTTGTTTTTCCCAACTGTAACCTTTGCAAAACCGAAAAGCAGCCGCAATTCTAGCATAg agGCTTTTGCAGTCTGCGAAAATTACTCTCCACCAGAAGTATTTCACCCAAGAGATCTGCATCGTCTCTTGGAGAAAGTGGGCAGCCCTTCAGGTGGAAGCCATCTcg TTTACTCTTTCTCAACCAAACTCCCACCTAAAAAAAATGCTCTCTTCATGTGA
- the LOC106435879 gene encoding putative tRNA (cytidine(32)/guanosine(34)-2'-O)-methyltransferase isoform X6, with product MGKASRDKRVCIHSIFPNGAIIRISSSLVVFVVQDIYYRKAKEEGWRARSAFKLLQIDEAFNIFQGVKRVVDLCAAPGSWSQVLSRQLYLPAKSSAESKEGDVPLIVAIDLQPMSPIEGVIQVQGDITNARTAQLVIRHFDGSKADLVVCDGAPDVTGLHDMDEFVQSQLILAGLTIVTHVLREGGKFIAKIFRGKDTSLLYSQRLLQSAKITLHQKYFTQEICIVSWRKWAALQVEAISFTLSQPNSHLKKMLSSCEFNTLGKTKKSTFLLRHLQQEKSLFFWG from the exons ATGGGAAAAGCTTCTCGGGACAAAAGAGTATGTATTCATTCAATATTCCCCAATGGCGCCATAATAAGAATATCAAGCTCGCTTGTTGTTTTTGTGGTGCAGGATATATACTATAGAAAAGCCAAAGAAGAAGGATGGCGTGCGAGAAGTGCGTTTAAGCTTCTTCAGATTGATGAGGCATTCAACATTTTCCAAGGTGTGAAGAGAGTTGTAGATTTATGTGCTGCACCTGGTAGCTGGAGTCAG GTTTTGAGTCGTCAATTGTATCTTCCAGCAAAGTCCTCAGCTGAGTCAAA AGAAGGAGATGTTCCTCTTATAGTGGCCATAGATTTGCAGCCTATGTCTCCAATCGAAGGTGTCATCCAGGTTCAAGGGGACATTACTAATGCTCGTACTGCCCAACTC GTTATTAGACACTTTGACGGTAGCAAAGCAGACTTGGTTGTTTGTGATGGTGCTCCAGATG TTACCGGTTTGCATGACATGGATGAATTTGTCCAGTCCCAGCTCATACTAGCT GGCTTAACAATTGTAACACATGTTCTTAGAGAAGGTGGGAAATTCATTGCGAAGATATTCCGCGGAAAAGATACAAGTCTCTTGtattctcag agGCTTTTGCAGTCTGCGAAAATTACTCTCCACCAGAAGTATTTCACCCAAGAGATCTGCATCGTCTCTTGGAGAAAGTGGGCAGCCCTTCAGGTGGAAGCCATCTcg TTTACTCTTTCTCAACCAAACTCCCACCTAAAAAAAATGCTCTCTTCATGTGAATTTAACACTTTGGGCAAGACAAAGAAGTCTACTTTCCTGTTACGTCACCTTCAACAAGAGAagagtctttttttttggggttaA
- the LOC106435879 gene encoding putative tRNA (cytidine(32)/guanosine(34)-2'-O)-methyltransferase isoform X5 gives MGKASRDKRVCIHSIFPNGAIIRISSSLVVFVVQDIYYRKAKEEGWRARSAFKLLQIDEAFNIFQGVKRVVDLCAAPGSWSQVLSRQLYLPAKSSAESKEGDVPLIVAIDLQPMSPIEGVIQVQGDITNARTAQLVIRHFDGSKADLVVCDGAPDVTGLHDMDEFVQSQLILARRWEIHCEDIPRKRYKSLVFSVCENYSPPEVFHPRDLHRLLEKVGSPSGGSHLDCSSGWLEGPNKVYIPFLACGDLTGYDSDRSYPLPKEADGSSYQSLDPVQPPIAPPYKRALELKKASAQSIRDA, from the exons ATGGGAAAAGCTTCTCGGGACAAAAGAGTATGTATTCATTCAATATTCCCCAATGGCGCCATAATAAGAATATCAAGCTCGCTTGTTGTTTTTGTGGTGCAGGATATATACTATAGAAAAGCCAAAGAAGAAGGATGGCGTGCGAGAAGTGCGTTTAAGCTTCTTCAGATTGATGAGGCATTCAACATTTTCCAAGGTGTGAAGAGAGTTGTAGATTTATGTGCTGCACCTGGTAGCTGGAGTCAG GTTTTGAGTCGTCAATTGTATCTTCCAGCAAAGTCCTCAGCTGAGTCAAA AGAAGGAGATGTTCCTCTTATAGTGGCCATAGATTTGCAGCCTATGTCTCCAATCGAAGGTGTCATCCAGGTTCAAGGGGACATTACTAATGCTCGTACTGCCCAACTC GTTATTAGACACTTTGACGGTAGCAAAGCAGACTTGGTTGTTTGTGATGGTGCTCCAGATG TTACCGGTTTGCATGACATGGATGAATTTGTCCAGTCCCAGCTCATACTAGCT AGAAGGTGGGAAATTCATTGCGAAGATATTCCGCGGAAAAGATACAAGTCTCTTGtattctcag TCTGCGAAAATTACTCTCCACCAGAAGTATTTCACCCAAGAGATCTGCATCGTCTCTTGGAGAAAGTGGGCAGCCCTTCAGGTGGAAGCCATCTcg ATTGCAGTAGTGGTTGGCTTGAAGGACCCAACAAAGTTTATATTCCATTCTTGGCATGTGGTGACTTAACCGGTTATGACTCAGACCGGTCTTACCCACTCCCAAAAGAAGCAGATGGATCGTCATACCAGAGTTTGGACCCGGTTCAGCCTCCGATCGCACCACCTTACAAACGAGCTTTAGAGCTCAAGAAAGCTTCAGCACAAAGCATCCGAGACGCATGa
- the LOC106435879 gene encoding putative tRNA (cytidine(32)/guanosine(34)-2'-O)-methyltransferase isoform X2, whose translation MGKASRDKRVCIHSIFPNGAIIRISSSLVVFVVQDIYYRKAKEEGWRARSAFKLLQIDEAFNIFQGVKRVVDLCAAPGSWSQVLSRQLYLPAKSSAESKEGDVPLIVAIDLQPMSPIEGVIQVQGDITNARTAQLVIRHFDGSKADLVVCDGAPDVTGLHDMDEFVQSQLILAGLTIVTHVLREGGKFIAKIFRGKDTSLLYSQLKLFFPTVTFAKPKSSRNSSIVCENYSPPEVFHPRDLHRLLEKVGSPSGGSHLDCSSGWLEGPNKVYIPFLACGDLTGYDSDRSYPLPKEADGSSYQSLDPVQPPIAPPYKRALELKKASAQSIRDA comes from the exons ATGGGAAAAGCTTCTCGGGACAAAAGAGTATGTATTCATTCAATATTCCCCAATGGCGCCATAATAAGAATATCAAGCTCGCTTGTTGTTTTTGTGGTGCAGGATATATACTATAGAAAAGCCAAAGAAGAAGGATGGCGTGCGAGAAGTGCGTTTAAGCTTCTTCAGATTGATGAGGCATTCAACATTTTCCAAGGTGTGAAGAGAGTTGTAGATTTATGTGCTGCACCTGGTAGCTGGAGTCAG GTTTTGAGTCGTCAATTGTATCTTCCAGCAAAGTCCTCAGCTGAGTCAAA AGAAGGAGATGTTCCTCTTATAGTGGCCATAGATTTGCAGCCTATGTCTCCAATCGAAGGTGTCATCCAGGTTCAAGGGGACATTACTAATGCTCGTACTGCCCAACTC GTTATTAGACACTTTGACGGTAGCAAAGCAGACTTGGTTGTTTGTGATGGTGCTCCAGATG TTACCGGTTTGCATGACATGGATGAATTTGTCCAGTCCCAGCTCATACTAGCT GGCTTAACAATTGTAACACATGTTCTTAGAGAAGGTGGGAAATTCATTGCGAAGATATTCCGCGGAAAAGATACAAGTCTCTTGtattctcag CTCAAGTTGTTTTTCCCAACTGTAACCTTTGCAAAACCGAAAAGCAGCCGCAATTCTAGCATAg TCTGCGAAAATTACTCTCCACCAGAAGTATTTCACCCAAGAGATCTGCATCGTCTCTTGGAGAAAGTGGGCAGCCCTTCAGGTGGAAGCCATCTcg ATTGCAGTAGTGGTTGGCTTGAAGGACCCAACAAAGTTTATATTCCATTCTTGGCATGTGGTGACTTAACCGGTTATGACTCAGACCGGTCTTACCCACTCCCAAAAGAAGCAGATGGATCGTCATACCAGAGTTTGGACCCGGTTCAGCCTCCGATCGCACCACCTTACAAACGAGCTTTAGAGCTCAAGAAAGCTTCAGCACAAAGCATCCGAGACGCATGa
- the LOC106435879 gene encoding putative tRNA (cytidine(32)/guanosine(34)-2'-O)-methyltransferase isoform X10, whose translation MGKASRDKRVCIHSIFPNGAIIRISSSLVVFVVQDIYYRKAKEEGWRARSAFKLLQIDEAFNIFQGVKRVVDLCAAPGSWSQVLSRQLYLPAKSSAESKEGDVPLIVAIDLQPMSPIEGVIQVQGDITNARTAQLVIRHFDGSKADLVVCDGAPDVTGLHDMDEFVQSQLILAGLTIVTHVLREGGKFIAKIFRGKDTSLLYSQRLLQSAKITLHQKYFTQEICIVSWRKWAALQVEAISIAVVVGLKDPTKFIFHSWHVVT comes from the exons ATGGGAAAAGCTTCTCGGGACAAAAGAGTATGTATTCATTCAATATTCCCCAATGGCGCCATAATAAGAATATCAAGCTCGCTTGTTGTTTTTGTGGTGCAGGATATATACTATAGAAAAGCCAAAGAAGAAGGATGGCGTGCGAGAAGTGCGTTTAAGCTTCTTCAGATTGATGAGGCATTCAACATTTTCCAAGGTGTGAAGAGAGTTGTAGATTTATGTGCTGCACCTGGTAGCTGGAGTCAG GTTTTGAGTCGTCAATTGTATCTTCCAGCAAAGTCCTCAGCTGAGTCAAA AGAAGGAGATGTTCCTCTTATAGTGGCCATAGATTTGCAGCCTATGTCTCCAATCGAAGGTGTCATCCAGGTTCAAGGGGACATTACTAATGCTCGTACTGCCCAACTC GTTATTAGACACTTTGACGGTAGCAAAGCAGACTTGGTTGTTTGTGATGGTGCTCCAGATG TTACCGGTTTGCATGACATGGATGAATTTGTCCAGTCCCAGCTCATACTAGCT GGCTTAACAATTGTAACACATGTTCTTAGAGAAGGTGGGAAATTCATTGCGAAGATATTCCGCGGAAAAGATACAAGTCTCTTGtattctcag agGCTTTTGCAGTCTGCGAAAATTACTCTCCACCAGAAGTATTTCACCCAAGAGATCTGCATCGTCTCTTGGAGAAAGTGGGCAGCCCTTCAGGTGGAAGCCATCTcg ATTGCAGTAGTGGTTGGCTTGAAGGACCCAACAAAGTTTATATTCCATTCTTGGCATGTGGTGACTTAA
- the LOC106435879 gene encoding putative tRNA (cytidine(32)/guanosine(34)-2'-O)-methyltransferase isoform X7: protein MGKASRDKRVCIHSIFPNGAIIRISSSLVVFVVQDIYYRKAKEEGWRARSAFKLLQIDEAFNIFQGVKRVVDLCAAPGSWSQVLSRQLYLPAKSSAESKEGDVPLIVAIDLQPMSPIEGVIQVQGDITNARTAQLVIRHFDGSKADLVVCDGAPDVTGLHDMDEFVQSQLILAGLTIVTHVLREGGKFIAKIFRGKDTSLLYSQSAKITLHQKYFTQEICIVSWRKWAALQVEAISFTLSQPNSHLKKMLSSCEFNTLGKTKKSTFLLRHLQQEKSLFFWG from the exons ATGGGAAAAGCTTCTCGGGACAAAAGAGTATGTATTCATTCAATATTCCCCAATGGCGCCATAATAAGAATATCAAGCTCGCTTGTTGTTTTTGTGGTGCAGGATATATACTATAGAAAAGCCAAAGAAGAAGGATGGCGTGCGAGAAGTGCGTTTAAGCTTCTTCAGATTGATGAGGCATTCAACATTTTCCAAGGTGTGAAGAGAGTTGTAGATTTATGTGCTGCACCTGGTAGCTGGAGTCAG GTTTTGAGTCGTCAATTGTATCTTCCAGCAAAGTCCTCAGCTGAGTCAAA AGAAGGAGATGTTCCTCTTATAGTGGCCATAGATTTGCAGCCTATGTCTCCAATCGAAGGTGTCATCCAGGTTCAAGGGGACATTACTAATGCTCGTACTGCCCAACTC GTTATTAGACACTTTGACGGTAGCAAAGCAGACTTGGTTGTTTGTGATGGTGCTCCAGATG TTACCGGTTTGCATGACATGGATGAATTTGTCCAGTCCCAGCTCATACTAGCT GGCTTAACAATTGTAACACATGTTCTTAGAGAAGGTGGGAAATTCATTGCGAAGATATTCCGCGGAAAAGATACAAGTCTCTTGtattctcag TCTGCGAAAATTACTCTCCACCAGAAGTATTTCACCCAAGAGATCTGCATCGTCTCTTGGAGAAAGTGGGCAGCCCTTCAGGTGGAAGCCATCTcg TTTACTCTTTCTCAACCAAACTCCCACCTAAAAAAAATGCTCTCTTCATGTGAATTTAACACTTTGGGCAAGACAAAGAAGTCTACTTTCCTGTTACGTCACCTTCAACAAGAGAagagtctttttttttggggttaA
- the LOC106435879 gene encoding putative tRNA (cytidine(32)/guanosine(34)-2'-O)-methyltransferase isoform X1, whose product MGKASRDKRVCIHSIFPNGAIIRISSSLVVFVVQDIYYRKAKEEGWRARSAFKLLQIDEAFNIFQGVKRVVDLCAAPGSWSQVLSRQLYLPAKSSAESKEGDVPLIVAIDLQPMSPIEGVIQVQGDITNARTAQLVIRHFDGSKADLVVCDGAPDVTGLHDMDEFVQSQLILAGLTIVTHVLREGGKFIAKIFRGKDTSLLYSQLKLFFPTVTFAKPKSSRNSSIEAFAVCENYSPPEVFHPRDLHRLLEKVGSPSGGSHLDCSSGWLEGPNKVYIPFLACGDLTGYDSDRSYPLPKEADGSSYQSLDPVQPPIAPPYKRALELKKASAQSIRDA is encoded by the exons ATGGGAAAAGCTTCTCGGGACAAAAGAGTATGTATTCATTCAATATTCCCCAATGGCGCCATAATAAGAATATCAAGCTCGCTTGTTGTTTTTGTGGTGCAGGATATATACTATAGAAAAGCCAAAGAAGAAGGATGGCGTGCGAGAAGTGCGTTTAAGCTTCTTCAGATTGATGAGGCATTCAACATTTTCCAAGGTGTGAAGAGAGTTGTAGATTTATGTGCTGCACCTGGTAGCTGGAGTCAG GTTTTGAGTCGTCAATTGTATCTTCCAGCAAAGTCCTCAGCTGAGTCAAA AGAAGGAGATGTTCCTCTTATAGTGGCCATAGATTTGCAGCCTATGTCTCCAATCGAAGGTGTCATCCAGGTTCAAGGGGACATTACTAATGCTCGTACTGCCCAACTC GTTATTAGACACTTTGACGGTAGCAAAGCAGACTTGGTTGTTTGTGATGGTGCTCCAGATG TTACCGGTTTGCATGACATGGATGAATTTGTCCAGTCCCAGCTCATACTAGCT GGCTTAACAATTGTAACACATGTTCTTAGAGAAGGTGGGAAATTCATTGCGAAGATATTCCGCGGAAAAGATACAAGTCTCTTGtattctcag CTCAAGTTGTTTTTCCCAACTGTAACCTTTGCAAAACCGAAAAGCAGCCGCAATTCTAGCATAg agGCTTTTGCAGTCTGCGAAAATTACTCTCCACCAGAAGTATTTCACCCAAGAGATCTGCATCGTCTCTTGGAGAAAGTGGGCAGCCCTTCAGGTGGAAGCCATCTcg ATTGCAGTAGTGGTTGGCTTGAAGGACCCAACAAAGTTTATATTCCATTCTTGGCATGTGGTGACTTAACCGGTTATGACTCAGACCGGTCTTACCCACTCCCAAAAGAAGCAGATGGATCGTCATACCAGAGTTTGGACCCGGTTCAGCCTCCGATCGCACCACCTTACAAACGAGCTTTAGAGCTCAAGAAAGCTTCAGCACAAAGCATCCGAGACGCATGa
- the LOC106435879 gene encoding putative tRNA (cytidine(32)/guanosine(34)-2'-O)-methyltransferase isoform X3, producing the protein MGKASRDKRDIYYRKAKEEGWRARSAFKLLQIDEAFNIFQGVKRVVDLCAAPGSWSQVLSRQLYLPAKSSAESKEGDVPLIVAIDLQPMSPIEGVIQVQGDITNARTAQLVIRHFDGSKADLVVCDGAPDVTGLHDMDEFVQSQLILAGLTIVTHVLREGGKFIAKIFRGKDTSLLYSQLKLFFPTVTFAKPKSSRNSSIEAFAVCENYSPPEVFHPRDLHRLLEKVGSPSGGSHLDCSSGWLEGPNKVYIPFLACGDLTGYDSDRSYPLPKEADGSSYQSLDPVQPPIAPPYKRALELKKASAQSIRDA; encoded by the exons ATGGGAAAAGCTTCTCGGGACAAAAGA GATATATACTATAGAAAAGCCAAAGAAGAAGGATGGCGTGCGAGAAGTGCGTTTAAGCTTCTTCAGATTGATGAGGCATTCAACATTTTCCAAGGTGTGAAGAGAGTTGTAGATTTATGTGCTGCACCTGGTAGCTGGAGTCAG GTTTTGAGTCGTCAATTGTATCTTCCAGCAAAGTCCTCAGCTGAGTCAAA AGAAGGAGATGTTCCTCTTATAGTGGCCATAGATTTGCAGCCTATGTCTCCAATCGAAGGTGTCATCCAGGTTCAAGGGGACATTACTAATGCTCGTACTGCCCAACTC GTTATTAGACACTTTGACGGTAGCAAAGCAGACTTGGTTGTTTGTGATGGTGCTCCAGATG TTACCGGTTTGCATGACATGGATGAATTTGTCCAGTCCCAGCTCATACTAGCT GGCTTAACAATTGTAACACATGTTCTTAGAGAAGGTGGGAAATTCATTGCGAAGATATTCCGCGGAAAAGATACAAGTCTCTTGtattctcag CTCAAGTTGTTTTTCCCAACTGTAACCTTTGCAAAACCGAAAAGCAGCCGCAATTCTAGCATAg agGCTTTTGCAGTCTGCGAAAATTACTCTCCACCAGAAGTATTTCACCCAAGAGATCTGCATCGTCTCTTGGAGAAAGTGGGCAGCCCTTCAGGTGGAAGCCATCTcg ATTGCAGTAGTGGTTGGCTTGAAGGACCCAACAAAGTTTATATTCCATTCTTGGCATGTGGTGACTTAACCGGTTATGACTCAGACCGGTCTTACCCACTCCCAAAAGAAGCAGATGGATCGTCATACCAGAGTTTGGACCCGGTTCAGCCTCCGATCGCACCACCTTACAAACGAGCTTTAGAGCTCAAGAAAGCTTCAGCACAAAGCATCCGAGACGCATGa
- the LOC106435879 gene encoding putative tRNA (cytidine(32)/guanosine(34)-2'-O)-methyltransferase isoform X4, which produces MGKASRDKRVCIHSIFPNGAIIRISSSLVVFVVQDIYYRKAKEEGWRARSAFKLLQIDEAFNIFQGVKRVVDLCAAPGSWSQVLSRQLYLPAKSSAESKEGDVPLIVAIDLQPMSPIEGVIQVQGDITNARTAQLVIRHFDGSKADLVVCDGAPDVTGLHDMDEFVQSQLILARRWEIHCEDIPRKRYKSLVFSEAFAVCENYSPPEVFHPRDLHRLLEKVGSPSGGSHLDCSSGWLEGPNKVYIPFLACGDLTGYDSDRSYPLPKEADGSSYQSLDPVQPPIAPPYKRALELKKASAQSIRDA; this is translated from the exons ATGGGAAAAGCTTCTCGGGACAAAAGAGTATGTATTCATTCAATATTCCCCAATGGCGCCATAATAAGAATATCAAGCTCGCTTGTTGTTTTTGTGGTGCAGGATATATACTATAGAAAAGCCAAAGAAGAAGGATGGCGTGCGAGAAGTGCGTTTAAGCTTCTTCAGATTGATGAGGCATTCAACATTTTCCAAGGTGTGAAGAGAGTTGTAGATTTATGTGCTGCACCTGGTAGCTGGAGTCAG GTTTTGAGTCGTCAATTGTATCTTCCAGCAAAGTCCTCAGCTGAGTCAAA AGAAGGAGATGTTCCTCTTATAGTGGCCATAGATTTGCAGCCTATGTCTCCAATCGAAGGTGTCATCCAGGTTCAAGGGGACATTACTAATGCTCGTACTGCCCAACTC GTTATTAGACACTTTGACGGTAGCAAAGCAGACTTGGTTGTTTGTGATGGTGCTCCAGATG TTACCGGTTTGCATGACATGGATGAATTTGTCCAGTCCCAGCTCATACTAGCT AGAAGGTGGGAAATTCATTGCGAAGATATTCCGCGGAAAAGATACAAGTCTCTTGtattctcag agGCTTTTGCAGTCTGCGAAAATTACTCTCCACCAGAAGTATTTCACCCAAGAGATCTGCATCGTCTCTTGGAGAAAGTGGGCAGCCCTTCAGGTGGAAGCCATCTcg ATTGCAGTAGTGGTTGGCTTGAAGGACCCAACAAAGTTTATATTCCATTCTTGGCATGTGGTGACTTAACCGGTTATGACTCAGACCGGTCTTACCCACTCCCAAAAGAAGCAGATGGATCGTCATACCAGAGTTTGGACCCGGTTCAGCCTCCGATCGCACCACCTTACAAACGAGCTTTAGAGCTCAAGAAAGCTTCAGCACAAAGCATCCGAGACGCATGa
- the LOC106435879 gene encoding putative tRNA (cytidine(32)/guanosine(34)-2'-O)-methyltransferase isoform X9, with product MGKASRDKRVCIHSIFPNGAIIRISSSLVVFVVQDIYYRKAKEEGWRARSAFKLLQIDEAFNIFQGVKRVVDLCAAPGSWSQVLSRQLYLPAKSSAESKEGDVPLIVAIDLQPMSPIEGVIQVQGDITNARTAQLVIRHFDGSKADLVVCDGAPDVTGLHDMDEFVQSQLILAGLTIVTHVLREGGKFIAKIFRGKDTSLLYSQLKLFFPTVTFAKPKSSRNSSIVCENYSPPEVFHPRDLHRLLEKVGSPSGGSHLVYSFSTKLPPKKNALFM from the exons ATGGGAAAAGCTTCTCGGGACAAAAGAGTATGTATTCATTCAATATTCCCCAATGGCGCCATAATAAGAATATCAAGCTCGCTTGTTGTTTTTGTGGTGCAGGATATATACTATAGAAAAGCCAAAGAAGAAGGATGGCGTGCGAGAAGTGCGTTTAAGCTTCTTCAGATTGATGAGGCATTCAACATTTTCCAAGGTGTGAAGAGAGTTGTAGATTTATGTGCTGCACCTGGTAGCTGGAGTCAG GTTTTGAGTCGTCAATTGTATCTTCCAGCAAAGTCCTCAGCTGAGTCAAA AGAAGGAGATGTTCCTCTTATAGTGGCCATAGATTTGCAGCCTATGTCTCCAATCGAAGGTGTCATCCAGGTTCAAGGGGACATTACTAATGCTCGTACTGCCCAACTC GTTATTAGACACTTTGACGGTAGCAAAGCAGACTTGGTTGTTTGTGATGGTGCTCCAGATG TTACCGGTTTGCATGACATGGATGAATTTGTCCAGTCCCAGCTCATACTAGCT GGCTTAACAATTGTAACACATGTTCTTAGAGAAGGTGGGAAATTCATTGCGAAGATATTCCGCGGAAAAGATACAAGTCTCTTGtattctcag CTCAAGTTGTTTTTCCCAACTGTAACCTTTGCAAAACCGAAAAGCAGCCGCAATTCTAGCATAg TCTGCGAAAATTACTCTCCACCAGAAGTATTTCACCCAAGAGATCTGCATCGTCTCTTGGAGAAAGTGGGCAGCCCTTCAGGTGGAAGCCATCTcg TTTACTCTTTCTCAACCAAACTCCCACCTAAAAAAAATGCTCTCTTCATGTGA
- the LOC106435879 gene encoding putative tRNA (cytidine(32)/guanosine(34)-2'-O)-methyltransferase isoform X11 produces the protein MGKASRDKRVCIHSIFPNGAIIRISSSLVVFVVQDIYYRKAKEEGWRARSAFKLLQIDEAFNIFQGVKRVVDLCAAPGSWSQVLSRQLYLPAKSSAESKEGDVPLIVAIDLQPMSPIEGVIQVQGDITNARTAQLVIRHFDGSKADLVVCDGAPDVTGLHDMDEFVQSQLILAGLTIVTHVLREGGKFIAKIFRGKDTSLLYSQSAKITLHQKYFTQEICIVSWRKWAALQVEAISIAVVVGLKDPTKFIFHSWHVVT, from the exons ATGGGAAAAGCTTCTCGGGACAAAAGAGTATGTATTCATTCAATATTCCCCAATGGCGCCATAATAAGAATATCAAGCTCGCTTGTTGTTTTTGTGGTGCAGGATATATACTATAGAAAAGCCAAAGAAGAAGGATGGCGTGCGAGAAGTGCGTTTAAGCTTCTTCAGATTGATGAGGCATTCAACATTTTCCAAGGTGTGAAGAGAGTTGTAGATTTATGTGCTGCACCTGGTAGCTGGAGTCAG GTTTTGAGTCGTCAATTGTATCTTCCAGCAAAGTCCTCAGCTGAGTCAAA AGAAGGAGATGTTCCTCTTATAGTGGCCATAGATTTGCAGCCTATGTCTCCAATCGAAGGTGTCATCCAGGTTCAAGGGGACATTACTAATGCTCGTACTGCCCAACTC GTTATTAGACACTTTGACGGTAGCAAAGCAGACTTGGTTGTTTGTGATGGTGCTCCAGATG TTACCGGTTTGCATGACATGGATGAATTTGTCCAGTCCCAGCTCATACTAGCT GGCTTAACAATTGTAACACATGTTCTTAGAGAAGGTGGGAAATTCATTGCGAAGATATTCCGCGGAAAAGATACAAGTCTCTTGtattctcag TCTGCGAAAATTACTCTCCACCAGAAGTATTTCACCCAAGAGATCTGCATCGTCTCTTGGAGAAAGTGGGCAGCCCTTCAGGTGGAAGCCATCTcg ATTGCAGTAGTGGTTGGCTTGAAGGACCCAACAAAGTTTATATTCCATTCTTGGCATGTGGTGACTTAA